In one window of Macadamia integrifolia cultivar HAES 741 chromosome 2, SCU_Mint_v3, whole genome shotgun sequence DNA:
- the LOC122058702 gene encoding uncharacterized protein LOC122058702 isoform X1: MAAIAMGKRKIPIEKIDDKKKVNVTFSKRRKGLFGKALNTSGLCNAKIAMVVFSPAGNPYTFVTPTSSVDDVIDQYLNNIPFKEITEVEWEGKKDREQLNQCSCEGKKVGFWWDLVDVDKYRSLEELQILRSSLESLRESVCQKLDNAHAEQLLGVEDVNRDVAASDFGLSSCPLYSTDESKDDAASDFVTDLSSCLLSSADEDVGTVFATVDDESCVDWIVSDDSEGLFDHIFYDNSDSATISDFISDKATYPMSGADEDDWIAADDSEAFFDHLFDDNSAGATNSAFISGKTAYPMSDADEDDCIVADDSADFFDHLFDDNSAGAITFDFIGDKATYPMSGVDGDAIKGLSTNDDKSYGNETVQDNSSYFFEKILSFWS; this comes from the exons A TGGCTGCTATTGCAATGGGTAAGAGGAAAATTCCGATTGAAAAGATTGATGACAAGAAAAAGGTGAATGTGACCTTTTCAAAGAGGCGTAAGGGTCTTTTTGGCAAAGCTTTGAACACCAGTGGCCTTTGCAATGCCAAGATTGCCATGGTTGTTTTCTCCCCTGCAGGAAACCCTTACACTTTCGTCACCCCGACCTCCTCTGTTGATGATGTTATTGATCAATACCTCAATAACATacccttcaaagaaatcacgGAGGTTgaatgggaaggaaaaaaggacAGGGAACAGTTGAATCAATGTTCTTGTGAGGGAAAGAAGGTGGGTTTCTGGTGGGATTTGGTTGATGTTGATAAATACAGATCTTTGGAGGAGTTGCAGATTTTGAGAAGCTCTTTGGAGAGTCTGAGGGAAAGTGTATGCCAGAAGTTGGATAATGCTCATGCTGAACAGTTGCTAGGAGTTGAGGATGTGAACAGGGATGTTGCAGCCTCTGATTTTGGCTTGTCATCTTGTCCTTTGTATTCTACTGATGAGAGCAAGGATGATGCAGCCTCTGATTTTGTTACTGACCTATCATCTTGTCTTTTGTCTTCTGCTGATGAGGATGTTGGTACTGTTTTTGCCACTGTTGATGATGAAAGCTGTGTTGACTGGATAGTTTCAGATGACAGTGAGGGTCTCtttgatcatattttttatgataataGTGATAGTGCCACAATTTCTGACTTCATCAGTGATAAAGCTACTTATCCTATGTCTGGTGCTGATGAAGATGATTGGATAGCTGCAGATGACAGTGAAGCTTTCTTTGATCATCTTTTTGATGATAATAGTGCTGGTGCCACAAATTCTGCCTTCATCAGTGGTAAAACTGCTTATCCTATGTCTGATGCTGATGAAGATGATTGTATAGTTGCAGATGACAGTGCAGATTTCTTTGATCATCTTTTTGATGATAATAGTGCTGGTGCCATAACTTTTGACTTCATCGGTGATAAAGCTACTTATCCTATGTCTGGTGTTGATGGAGATGCTATCAAGGGTCTTTCCACCAATGATGATAAAAGCTACGGCAATGAGACAGTTCAAGACAACAGTTCATAtttctttgagaagattttgtCCTTTTGGTCCTAG
- the LOC122058702 gene encoding uncharacterized protein LOC122058702 isoform X2, with protein sequence MGKRKIPIEKIDDKKKVNVTFSKRRKGLFGKALNTSGLCNAKIAMVVFSPAGNPYTFVTPTSSVDDVIDQYLNNIPFKEITEVEWEGKKDREQLNQCSCEGKKVGFWWDLVDVDKYRSLEELQILRSSLESLRESVCQKLDNAHAEQLLGVEDVNRDVAASDFGLSSCPLYSTDESKDDAASDFVTDLSSCLLSSADEDVGTVFATVDDESCVDWIVSDDSEGLFDHIFYDNSDSATISDFISDKATYPMSGADEDDWIAADDSEAFFDHLFDDNSAGATNSAFISGKTAYPMSDADEDDCIVADDSADFFDHLFDDNSAGAITFDFIGDKATYPMSGVDGDAIKGLSTNDDKSYGNETVQDNSSYFFEKILSFWS encoded by the coding sequence ATGGGTAAGAGGAAAATTCCGATTGAAAAGATTGATGACAAGAAAAAGGTGAATGTGACCTTTTCAAAGAGGCGTAAGGGTCTTTTTGGCAAAGCTTTGAACACCAGTGGCCTTTGCAATGCCAAGATTGCCATGGTTGTTTTCTCCCCTGCAGGAAACCCTTACACTTTCGTCACCCCGACCTCCTCTGTTGATGATGTTATTGATCAATACCTCAATAACATacccttcaaagaaatcacgGAGGTTgaatgggaaggaaaaaaggacAGGGAACAGTTGAATCAATGTTCTTGTGAGGGAAAGAAGGTGGGTTTCTGGTGGGATTTGGTTGATGTTGATAAATACAGATCTTTGGAGGAGTTGCAGATTTTGAGAAGCTCTTTGGAGAGTCTGAGGGAAAGTGTATGCCAGAAGTTGGATAATGCTCATGCTGAACAGTTGCTAGGAGTTGAGGATGTGAACAGGGATGTTGCAGCCTCTGATTTTGGCTTGTCATCTTGTCCTTTGTATTCTACTGATGAGAGCAAGGATGATGCAGCCTCTGATTTTGTTACTGACCTATCATCTTGTCTTTTGTCTTCTGCTGATGAGGATGTTGGTACTGTTTTTGCCACTGTTGATGATGAAAGCTGTGTTGACTGGATAGTTTCAGATGACAGTGAGGGTCTCtttgatcatattttttatgataataGTGATAGTGCCACAATTTCTGACTTCATCAGTGATAAAGCTACTTATCCTATGTCTGGTGCTGATGAAGATGATTGGATAGCTGCAGATGACAGTGAAGCTTTCTTTGATCATCTTTTTGATGATAATAGTGCTGGTGCCACAAATTCTGCCTTCATCAGTGGTAAAACTGCTTATCCTATGTCTGATGCTGATGAAGATGATTGTATAGTTGCAGATGACAGTGCAGATTTCTTTGATCATCTTTTTGATGATAATAGTGCTGGTGCCATAACTTTTGACTTCATCGGTGATAAAGCTACTTATCCTATGTCTGGTGTTGATGGAGATGCTATCAAGGGTCTTTCCACCAATGATGATAAAAGCTACGGCAATGAGACAGTTCAAGACAACAGTTCATAtttctttgagaagattttgtCCTTTTGGTCCTAG